In one Nitrosarchaeum sp. genomic region, the following are encoded:
- a CDS encoding isocitrate/isopropylmalate dehydrogenase family protein, with translation MYKISLITGDGIGPELSESAVSVINAINDNLGLKLDVTKLSAGDQALKESGKALPDETVDTIKKSDACLKAPVGESAADVIVVLRRMLDLYANIRPAKSYPHMPALRNDIDMVIVRENTEDLYTGKEFSLGDSAVALRIISENASKRIAKYAFETAKQRNSMKKVTCVHKSNVMRITDGLFARSCTEVSKNYPDILFEQMYVDACAMNLIRQPEQFDVIVTTNLFGDILSDESSQVVGGLGMAPAANIGDNFALFEPVHGAAFDIAGKNIANPSSFLLSIKMMLDWLGTKNNDSKCLEVGQKLESTIFNLVKTGVKTKDIGGTKSTSEFTQAITNML, from the coding sequence ATGTATAAAATTTCATTAATTACCGGTGATGGGATTGGTCCTGAATTATCTGAATCTGCAGTTTCTGTGATTAATGCCATAAATGACAATCTTGGATTGAAATTAGATGTCACAAAATTATCAGCTGGTGATCAAGCTCTTAAAGAATCAGGTAAAGCATTACCTGATGAAACAGTTGACACTATAAAAAAATCAGATGCATGTTTGAAGGCCCCAGTTGGTGAATCAGCTGCTGATGTCATTGTTGTTTTACGAAGGATGCTTGATTTGTATGCTAACATCAGACCTGCAAAATCTTACCCACACATGCCTGCATTACGAAATGATATTGATATGGTGATTGTTAGAGAAAACACCGAGGATCTTTACACTGGTAAGGAATTTAGCTTGGGGGATTCAGCTGTTGCATTAAGAATAATTTCAGAAAATGCATCTAAGAGAATTGCAAAGTATGCATTTGAAACTGCAAAACAAAGAAATTCTATGAAAAAAGTTACATGTGTTCATAAATCAAATGTCATGCGAATTACTGATGGGTTATTTGCTAGATCATGCACTGAAGTTTCAAAAAACTATCCAGACATTTTATTTGAACAAATGTATGTTGATGCATGTGCAATGAATCTAATTCGTCAACCTGAACAATTTGATGTTATAGTAACTACTAACTTGTTTGGCGATATTTTATCTGATGAATCTTCTCAAGTTGTTGGTGGATTAGGTATGGCACCCGCAGCAAATATTGGCGATAATTTTGCATTATTTGAACCAGTTCATGGAGCAGCATTTGATATTGCTGGAAAGAATATTGCAAATCCCTCATCATTTCTTTTATCTATCAAAATGATGCTTGATTGGCTTGGTACAAAAAATAATGATTCAAAATGTCTTGAAGTTGGACAAAAATTAGAATCTACGATTTTTAATTTAGTAAAAACTGGTGTTAAAACTAAAGATATAGGCGGCACAAAATCTACATCTGAATTTACTCAAGCAATTACTAATATGCTTTAG
- a CDS encoding 2-isopropylmalate synthase yields the protein MKIRIFDTTLRDGEQTIGVSLSPDQKLTIAKKLDELGVDAIEAGFPVISAGEFKAVKMIAAAGLSCEIAGLTRTIKNDIDAAVDAGLNYIHTFIATSDIHLQYKLKMTREQALEKAIDAVEYGKSRGLQVEFSAEDATRTDREFLKKVFGDVAKAGADRVNIPDTVGYSTPEYMAALTKDTVEVTKLPVSVHCHNDFGLAVANSLAGIHAGASCAHVTINGIGERAGNASLEEFSMALKCLPFEKKYETNIKSELIYDTSRFISKTVGIIVQPNKAIVGTNAFGHESGIHTHGVLSNPLTYEPISPELVGRKRWLQVGKHAGIHGMNAMLAEYGVKPTEEQSKQILDKVKTLGDAGKQITDVELLSIASDVLGEKELKRIVQLTGFSVSTGIGTMPYAFVKLNIDGQDHIGTDYGVGPVDAALNAIQKITGKISEIRIKDYGLASISGGSSALCEVTVKVEDAFGNKVSAKSVGEDIVTTSVKAVIDAINRIMLKKMLQEKQVR from the coding sequence ATGAAAATTAGAATTTTTGATACAACATTAAGAGATGGAGAACAAACAATCGGAGTCTCCTTATCGCCAGATCAAAAACTAACAATTGCAAAAAAACTAGATGAATTAGGAGTCGATGCAATTGAGGCAGGATTTCCAGTAATATCTGCAGGTGAATTCAAAGCTGTCAAAATGATTGCTGCTGCCGGATTATCGTGTGAGATTGCTGGATTGACTAGAACCATTAAAAACGATATTGATGCTGCAGTTGATGCAGGATTAAATTACATTCACACCTTCATTGCAACTTCTGATATTCATTTACAATACAAACTCAAAATGACAAGAGAACAAGCACTTGAAAAAGCAATAGACGCAGTAGAGTATGGAAAATCAAGAGGTCTTCAAGTAGAGTTTTCAGCTGAAGATGCTACACGAACAGACCGAGAATTCTTAAAAAAAGTATTTGGTGATGTTGCAAAAGCAGGAGCTGATAGAGTCAACATTCCTGATACCGTTGGATATTCTACCCCTGAATACATGGCAGCATTAACAAAAGATACAGTAGAGGTTACAAAACTTCCGGTAAGCGTTCATTGTCATAATGACTTTGGATTGGCAGTTGCAAATTCATTAGCGGGAATTCATGCTGGAGCTTCTTGTGCACATGTAACAATTAATGGAATTGGAGAAAGAGCAGGAAATGCATCATTAGAAGAATTTTCAATGGCTTTGAAATGTCTTCCATTTGAGAAAAAATATGAGACTAATATCAAATCTGAATTAATCTATGATACATCACGATTCATCTCAAAGACTGTGGGAATTATTGTTCAACCAAACAAAGCAATAGTTGGAACAAACGCATTTGGTCATGAATCCGGTATTCATACACACGGTGTACTAAGCAATCCGCTTACATACGAGCCAATTAGTCCTGAATTAGTTGGAAGAAAGCGATGGCTCCAAGTTGGAAAACATGCTGGAATTCATGGAATGAATGCAATGCTTGCAGAATATGGAGTAAAACCTACAGAAGAACAATCTAAACAAATCTTAGACAAAGTCAAAACATTAGGTGATGCTGGAAAACAAATCACAGATGTTGAATTGTTATCAATTGCAAGTGATGTATTGGGAGAAAAAGAACTCAAACGAATTGTTCAGCTAACTGGATTCTCAGTTTCAACTGGAATTGGAACAATGCCTTATGCATTTGTAAAATTAAACATTGACGGTCAGGATCACATTGGAACTGATTATGGAGTTGGTCCAGTAGATGCTGCATTAAATGCTATTCAAAAAATTACCGGAAAGATTTCTGAAATTAGAATTAAAGATTATGGACTGGCATCAATTTCTGGTGGTTCTAGTGCATTATGTGAGGTTACAGTAAAAGTAGAGGATGCTTTTGGAAACAAAGTCTCAGCAAAATCTGTTGGCGAAGATATTGTAACAACATCTGTTAAGGCAGTGATTGATGCAATTAATAGAATAATGCTCAAAAAAATGCTTCAGGAAAAACAAGTAAGATAA
- the ilvN gene encoding acetolactate synthase small subunit, with product MWAILTLLVENKPGILFKVTHLFRSRNFNIDSISVGVTDNPEYSRMTITTYGDEKQVEQIVKQLDKMIDTLEVRHLDEHKTVYRELSIFKIKLGNANDSMEVNKLANAYGGKIHDVRKDSMMVELTATPDQIRAFEELVKPFGIIDVARTGVAALQRSGA from the coding sequence ATGTGGGCAATTCTTACTTTATTAGTTGAAAACAAACCTGGAATCTTGTTTAAAGTTACTCATCTTTTCAGATCCAGAAATTTCAATATTGATAGTATTTCCGTAGGTGTCACTGATAATCCTGAATATTCAAGAATGACAATTACTACATATGGTGATGAAAAACAAGTTGAACAAATTGTAAAGCAACTTGATAAAATGATTGATACATTAGAAGTAAGGCACTTAGATGAGCACAAAACAGTATATCGTGAACTAAGTATTTTTAAGATAAAACTTGGTAATGCTAATGATAGTATGGAAGTAAACAAATTAGCAAATGCGTATGGTGGCAAAATTCACGATGTACGAAAAGACTCCATGATGGTAGAGTTGACTGCTACACCTGATCAAATTAGAGCATTTGAAGAATTGGTAAAACCATTTGGAATCATTGATGTTGCCAGAACCGGTGTTGCCGCTTTACAGAGGAGCGGAGCATGA
- the ilvB gene encoding biosynthetic-type acetolactate synthase large subunit encodes METMTGARALMVAMEKEGVKEVFGLPGGANLPMYDEFARCDIRHILVRHEQSAAHMADGFGRVSRKPGVCFATSGPGATNILTGIATAQADSSPMIAVTGQVPVAMIGKDAFQESDIIGMANPVVKYAFQPRTPGDIPEMVRKGFYIAETGRPGPVLIDVPKDVQQKEASMVFPDEFKIRGYHPWTDPDIMHVERAIEMLLSAERPIILAGGGTIISSAFAELQSIAELLMIPVVTTFKGKGAFPENHPLSLGPIGMHGHAEANKMMTEADCVLAIGTRFSDRSVGTFEAFEKRLKIIHMDVDPAEIGKNQTTSVAVVGDVRASLRIMVKMLMQKAVKRNEENTWIKHVKETKAYWKEHLKLHPGEMGAAKILRKLREVLPHDSIVTTEVGQHQMWASLFYDVIQPGTFFSSTGLGTMGWGFPAAIGAKVARPDVPVVDIAGDGSFSMTENSLATAVLEDIPVIVFLLNNFTLGMVAQWQRTFYNRRMIGVDQGKCPDYVKLAESYGAQGIRAQSMDELDKAIKTALKSDVATVIDIPIDPEEDVLPFVAPGTSLADMILPS; translated from the coding sequence ATGGAAACTATGACAGGCGCCAGAGCATTAATGGTAGCTATGGAAAAAGAAGGGGTCAAAGAAGTATTTGGCTTACCTGGAGGTGCAAATCTTCCAATGTATGATGAATTTGCAAGATGCGATATTAGACATATTTTGGTAAGACACGAGCAATCTGCAGCACATATGGCTGATGGGTTTGGTAGAGTAAGTAGAAAACCAGGAGTGTGTTTTGCTACATCTGGACCTGGTGCTACTAACATTCTAACCGGTATTGCCACTGCCCAAGCTGATTCTTCTCCAATGATTGCAGTTACAGGTCAAGTTCCAGTAGCAATGATTGGAAAAGATGCTTTTCAGGAAAGCGATATCATCGGTATGGCAAACCCTGTTGTAAAATATGCATTTCAACCAAGAACTCCTGGAGATATTCCAGAAATGGTTAGAAAAGGATTTTACATTGCAGAGACGGGCAGACCAGGACCTGTATTAATTGACGTCCCAAAAGATGTCCAACAAAAAGAGGCATCCATGGTTTTTCCTGATGAATTCAAAATTCGTGGTTATCATCCATGGACTGATCCTGATATCATGCATGTTGAAAGAGCAATTGAGATGTTACTTAGTGCAGAAAGACCAATTATTTTAGCTGGTGGTGGTACAATTATTTCATCAGCATTTGCTGAATTACAATCTATTGCTGAATTACTTATGATTCCAGTTGTCACTACATTCAAAGGGAAAGGTGCATTTCCTGAAAATCATCCGTTATCATTAGGTCCAATAGGAATGCATGGTCACGCGGAAGCAAATAAAATGATGACTGAAGCTGATTGTGTTTTAGCTATAGGCACACGATTTTCTGATAGGTCTGTTGGAACATTTGAGGCCTTTGAGAAGAGGCTAAAAATTATTCATATGGATGTGGATCCAGCTGAAATTGGTAAAAATCAAACAACATCCGTTGCAGTGGTAGGTGATGTACGTGCATCACTTAGAATCATGGTTAAAATGCTTATGCAAAAAGCTGTTAAAAGAAATGAAGAAAATACGTGGATTAAACATGTTAAAGAAACAAAAGCATACTGGAAAGAACATTTGAAATTACATCCAGGTGAAATGGGTGCTGCAAAAATATTGAGAAAACTTAGAGAAGTTTTACCACATGATTCAATTGTAACTACTGAAGTAGGTCAACATCAAATGTGGGCATCTTTATTTTACGATGTAATTCAACCTGGTACTTTCTTTAGTTCTACTGGACTTGGAACTATGGGATGGGGATTTCCAGCTGCAATCGGTGCTAAAGTTGCAAGACCTGATGTTCCTGTAGTGGATATTGCAGGAGATGGTAGTTTTAGTATGACAGAAAATTCACTTGCAACTGCAGTGTTAGAAGATATTCCAGTCATTGTATTTTTATTAAATAATTTTACATTAGGAATGGTTGCACAATGGCAAAGAACTTTCTATAATCGAAGAATGATTGGGGTTGATCAAGGAAAATGCCCAGATTATGTTAAACTTGCAGAATCATACGGTGCTCAAGGCATACGTGCACAATCGATGGATGAATTAGATAAGGCAATAAAGACAGCATTGAAAAGTGATGTTGCAACTGTTATTGATATTCCAATTGATCCTGAAGAAGATGTGTTGCCATTTGTAGCTCCAGGAACTTCTCTTGCGGATATGATTCTACCATCTTAG